The following coding sequences lie in one Crassostrea angulata isolate pt1a10 chromosome 10, ASM2561291v2, whole genome shotgun sequence genomic window:
- the LOC128164770 gene encoding uncharacterized protein LOC128164770, translating into MNMVLGQSFLISVLSEATHLYSNHTMHWSEAVQFCSKHGLVLKKSKLGLADKQIETFWTRLYKKESDFIYLHGCINDHYVNKSEHMERDQCIQECLNKRHHLFVTQKSSCFCFSDPQPKLQQQCDLITSSLVFGAIETSKNQESCLIIDCHENKSVHLVNCDEGVNVFCGDKVSGNFTWKSAAEKCMKTKASLKLDHPNQICSKDDTNNKMRYWFGFGTLEYTEEYLKNNDESDVNQTLCKSCNDVCKFEDCNKKRIAACESNVESVSVTITIDRESGTTKDRPNQPTKDMLFRTTNLIHDQPTRYTKIKLDKTTKQKLTHPESDATKDGQVKTTKEMLKQTTMDFTKDGENKTIHSENVHMGTYKIFMFDPLLNLSRELKRESMVSKKRSGQCTRLSPLRPEFDPCERQLLHVMGSEMSESLATHLYSNYTMHWSEAVQFCSKQGLVLKKSELSLTEKRIENFWTRMYKKESDFISVYGCMNDHYVNKSEHIKMDQSIQECLNKRHLLFIMQNSSCFCLSDPQPKLQQQCNLKTSSFVFGVIEPPKNRESCLLIDCHENKTVHLVNCDEGANVFCGDKVSGNFTWKSAAEQCMKTKASPKHDHPNQICSEDDTNNKMRYWFGFGTLEYTEEFLKSNDESDVNQTRCQSCNDVCKFEDCNMTRMAACESNVESVSVTITIDRESGTTKDRPHQPTKDMLFQTTNLVHDQTTKYTKIKLDKTTKEKLTHTERDAAKDGQVKTTKEMPKETTMELTKDGENKTIEQSTKVASDTTTDVKEPYQMVAVYCLSILVLILSLLVVYCLCQRCRNQKKQILENKSGISNNPPAENLALTTVIYELADNSKLDRGDQNHTEENTVKEPGNIIGSIGGLTKLTGRQTNEDVYNHLWEKAADSCPKKENMYDQCNLGGEDIYKYGVTSGPHASSATVNTNYDRVTLVSANVNTSR; encoded by the exons ATGAATATGGTTTTAGGACAGTCGTTCTTAATCTCTGTATTATCAG AGGCGACACATCTGTATTCTAACCACACAATGCACTGGAGCGAAGCTGTACAATTTTGCAGCAAACACGGGCTGGTTTTAAAAAAGTCAAAGCTTGGTCTTGCAGATAAACAGATTGAGACATTCTGGACAAGATTGTACAAAAAAGAAAGTGACTTTATTTACCTACATG GGTGTATAAACGACCATTATGTCAATAAATCTGAGCACATGGAGAGGGACCAGTGTATACaggaatgtttaaataaaagacaTCATTTGTTTGTAACGCAA aagAGTAGCTGTTTCTGTTTCTCTGACCCTCAACCAAAACTTCAACAACAATGTGACCTCATCACCAGTTCATTAGTGTTTGGAGCGATCG AAACCTCCAAAAACCAAGAAAGCTGCTTAATAATTGATTGTCATGAGAATAAATCTGTCCATCTTGTGAACTGTGACGAAGGTGTAAATGTTTTCTGTGGAGATAAAG TTTCTGGAAATTTTACATGGAAGAGTGCGGctgaaaaatgtatgaaaacgAAAGCGAGTCTCAAACTTGATCACCCAAACCAAATTTGTTCTAAAGACGATACCAATAACAAAATGAGATATTGGTTTGGTTTTGGCACGTTGGAATATACCGAGGAGTATCTCAAAAACAATG ATGAATCAGATGTCAACCAAACACTTTGCAAAAGCTGCAATGACGTCTGTAAATTTGAGGATTGCAATAAGAAGAGAATAGCGGCTTGTGAGAGCAATGTGGAGTCGGTAAGTGTAACGATAACAATAGACAGAGAGAGCGGGACAACGAAGGATAGGCCAAATCAACCAACCAAAGACATGCTGTTCCGGACAACAAATCTTATACATGACCAACCAACAAGATATACAAAAATTAAACTGGACAAAactacaaaacaaaaactaacaCATCCAGAAAGTGATGCAACAAAAGATGGGCAGGTCAAAACTACAAAAGAAATGCTTAAACAAACAACAATGGATTTCACAAAAGATGGTGAGAACAAAACTATACACAGCGAAAATGTCCACATGGGTACATATAAGATATTT atgtttgatccacttCTTAATCTATCGCGGGAATTAAAGCGCGAGAGCATGGTGTCAAAGaagcgtagtggacaatgcactcgcttatcaccgctgcgacccgagtttgATCCCTGTGAACGACAGTTGTTGCATGTGATGGG CTCAG AAATGTCTGAATCTCTTGCGACACATCTGTATTCTAACTACACAATGCACTGGAGCGAAGCCGTACAATTTTGCAGCAAACAAGGGCTGGTTTTGAAAAAGTCAGAGCTTAGTCTTACGGAAAAACGGATTGAGAATTTCTGGACAAGAATGTACAAAAAAGAAAGTGACTTTATTTCCGTATATG GATGTATGAACGATCATTATGTCAATAAATCTGAGCACATCAAGATGGACCAGTCTATACaggaatgtttaaataaaaggcATCTTTTGTTTATAATGCAA aatAGTAGCTGTTTCTGTCTCTCTGACCCTCAACCAAAACTTCAACAACAATGTAACCTCAAAACCAGTTCATTTGTGTTTGGGGTGATCg AACCCCCAAAAAACCGAGAAAGCTGCTTACTAATTGATTGTCATGAGAATAAAACTGTCCATCTTGTGAATTGTGACGAAGGTGCAAATGTTTTCTGTGGAGATAAAG TTTCTGGAAATTTTACATGGAAGAGTGCGGCTGAACAATGTATGAAAACGAAAGCGAGTCCCAAACATGATCACCCAAACCAAATTTGCTCTGAAGACGATACCAATAACAAAATGAGATATTGGTTTGGTTTTGGCACGTTGGAATATACCGAGGAGTTTCTCAAAAGCAAtg ATGAATCAGATGTCAACCAAACACGTTGCCAAAGCTGCAATGACGTCTGTAAATTTGAAGATTGCAATATGACGAGAATGGCGGCTTGTGAGAGCAATGTGGAGTCGGTAAGTGTAACGATAACAATAGATAGGGAGAGCGGGACAACGAAGGATAGGCCACATCAACCAACCAAAGACATGCTTTTCCAGACAACAAATCTTGTGCATGACCaaacaacaaaatatacaaaaattaaaCTGGACAAAACTACGAAAGAAAAACTAACACATACAGAACGCGATGCAGCAAAAGATGGGCAGGTCAAAACTACAAAAGAAATGCCTAAAGAAACTACAATGGAGTTAACAAAAGATGGTGAGAACAAAACCATAGAACAATCAACAAAAGTTGCGTCCGACACCACAACAG ATGTAAAAGAACCTTACCAAATGGTGGCAGTTTATTGTCTTTCCATTTTGGTGCTAATTTTAAGTTTGCTTGTCGTTTACTGTCTGTGTCAGAG aTGTCGCAATCAAAAGAAGCAGATATTGGAGAATAAGTCAGGCATTTCTAACAACCCTCCAGCTGAAAACTTGGCATTGACGACAGTGATTTATGAACTAGCAGATAACTCAAAGCTAGATAGAGGGGATCAAAACCACACTGAGGAAAATACTGTTAAAGAACCAGGCAACATTATTGGGTCCATTGGTGGATTAACTAAACTAACAGGAAGACAGACCAATGAAGACGTCTATAACCACCTCTGGGAGAAAGCGGCTGATTCCTGTCCCAAAAAAGAGAATATGTACGATCAGTGTAACTTGGGAGGAGAAGACATTTACAAGTATGGCGTTACTAGCGGTCCACATGCTAGTTCTGCGACGGTGAATACAAATTACGATCGCGTGACACTGGTCAGTGCAAACGTAAATACGTCCAGATAG